AAGCAACAATAATGCCCTTGCCTTTAGCAAGCCTTTCGCTTTCATTAATCAACGATTGAGTAACAGTGCTGTTAAAATTCGTATTTTTAACTTTAGACAACTCTGTAATTGGACAGTGAAATTCACCCTTGCTTTGCCCGACAATAACGGGGCTCATATGTGCCGCTCTATATGCTGGTTTTTTATGAAGCTGTATGATCCGACTAGTCCATAAATGAGCGCTGTACGCTAACCAAATTTTTCTAGACACATTCGCCTTCGGAATCGTAATAAGCATCCCATTCATTAGTTTCCGCATTTCTTTCTTGCAAGGTTCATGCATCTTTGTTGTTGTTTCTACATTAAGAAAAGTACCAATTGTTTTTTTTGCAAATGTGCCAAATTGATCTTTCACAAAATAATAAAAACTGTTATCCAACTCATCAAAGACATAAATATATCCCGTTTTTCGAATTGGCGTTACTTCGTAAGTCATCCCACTACTAGATAATTTAGGGTAGTTTTTAGGGATTGTAATAGAGGGTTTTATATTAGAAACATTTGAGCTAAATCCAAAACGACTCACAAATATAGGTAGTCCCTGTTTATCACATACATTACAACCTTTATTACTCGCCATTTTCTTTCTCACTTAACTTTTCTTTATATATAAAATTAATTAGTTCATTCATATTTTGGTTAAAATCTTTAGAAATTTCATTTCCAAGGTCATCGTAGTCTGTGGTTAATTCACTTCTAATTTTTGAATTAATCAGGTCAATCTCATCAAAATTTATAACTGGTGCTTCGACTTTTTGTTTATTGACTTCAAAATATTGATGATTTATTGAAACCACCCATTTAGAAATATCATCTTGTAATTTCTTATAAATTGACATATTCAACAAAGCACTCAACTGGGAGAGATGAATTGCAACTCTTGGATCATAAAATCTAAATACAAATTTTTCTGATTTTCTTTTATAAACCATTAACTCAGCTAAAAAATCTTTGATCTCTTCAATTTGTTTATCTGAATAAAGATAGGTTTGAAACATGCTCATTTGATCAAAGCCACTAAAAGCATTGGTGTGAGTTTTTTTACCAACTAAGTTCCATAGTTGTTCTTTTTTCTCATTGGAAAGATTCTTTAAATCTATCAATGTGGGAGTGAGTTCTGGGCGTCTAAAAACATTTAAACCAATAAAATGGTGTTCGACGTTTAGGTCTTTTAATATTGAATGTGCACTGCCCCATAGTGAAGCATCAAAAATAATATAATTCGCTTCAAAAATAATGGACTCAGGCGCATCAATTTTAGTAACAAAGTTTTTTGGTATATCATCCATATCAATTAACTAACCTTTATCAGCGGAGATCCATTTTCTGCTGCATTTTGAGCTTGAATATCACAATCTAATGACTTTAATTCTACTGTTTTCATTTGTGCAGTTTGCCCGCCCATAAACAAATGCTGCCCCGCCTTCACCTCAAACTTGCCGCCTGTGATTGGAAAAATACCCGAACCATCCAGCTTAATTTGAGAACCACCCGAAGTAATCACAATCTCTTTCGGACTGGTAATCTCAATACGATCTTCAGTCGAAATGATTTGAATCCCTTGCTTAGCAAGTAAATCTATTCCATCCGACTGTGCCTGCACCTCATACTTGCCTTTGGCCGCCACCTGTTTAATCCCATTCTGTGCGGCAAAGAGGCTGATTCTGTCTTGAGCATGACTAATCATGTTCTTTTGCGTACTTAGATTGATACTGTCGCCTGCAAACTGATTGATCTGTCCATCTGCCGATAAATGAATATCTTCATTGGTACTCAGAGCAATCCCCTCAGGTGAACTGAGTAACAGCATTGCTTTATTAAACTTGGCAATATCAGATTCAATTTCATCAGCAAACGCTTTCAGTTGATCCAGTGATTCAATCTCATCGGTCTGCTGATTCTTAGCCACTTCGCTTAAGGCTTTGGCATTGTTTTGATTACCCTCAAGCTGCTGTTTAGCAACTTGGGCATCAAGATGCTGGCCTTGGGCTTGATCCTGTTTATGCGTGGAAAGTAGTAAGCCATCACCAGCACGCACGGCACCCCACTGGTCGGTGCGCAGTTCAAAACCTTCGCCGCGATCTTCACTTTCTGCTTTATCTTTGGGATGACTGAGTTTACCCAGATTGAGTTGACTGGCAGCATGACTACTTTGCAACTGGGCACTGATCTGCCCTGTGGTGTCATCAAAGCGCAGTTGGTTAAAACCTTCACCTTGATACTCTTTAGACTTAATTCCTGCCAGTTTCTTAGTGTCAGGCAGCTTGCCTGCATTATCAAACTTGGTTGGGCTACGATGGCCTTCATGGATACGTCCCACCACAAATGGACGGTCAATATTGCCATCAAAGAAGTCGATCACCACGATTTCATCAATACGGGGCAAGAAACGTGCGCCATAGCCTTCACCTGCCCAAGGGGTCAGTACATCCACCCAAGCAGAATCGGTGTCATTGTCATTGGCACCCGCACCACCATCATGGCTATGATCGTCATTACGGGTAAATAGGAAACGGACTTTAATTCGTCCCCATTCATCCACATAGATTTCTTCACCACTTGGCCCAACCACTTTGGCACGTTGTGGTGAGGCAGTTGGACGATGTTGTAATGGGTTAAATTCAGGAACGGTTTTAATGCTGCGGCGTTGCAATGTCAGTTGGTTGGCTTGGCGTTCGTCACTCTCTTTTATTTGCCAATTACTTTGTACTAATAGCTGATTGATCTGTTGATGCAGATCTTTAGGCAAATTATTTTGGTTATAAAAGTTTTTGCCTGTGATCAGGAATTCTTTATCACTGCCAGCGTGTTGATCTATTTCAGGGTGTTCAGCCAATTCAAACCAGTAACCGACATGGGTATCTCGCACGGTGCTATGGGCTGTAAATTGTTTGGATTGTAAGTCGTAGTATTGACCCAAGTTCCGATTCAGTTTTTCAATTTGGGCATTGCCCGATGCGGTTGCACCATCCTCCCCATTGAGGTCTTGCATCCATGCCGGTGAAAAATGCCATGCCTGCTCCAGACCAAGACTGGCATTGTCATATTGAGCACTATGTTTATGCGTACTTTGCACACTGCCTGCGCCATCTTCTTGTTCCAGTGCGTCCGCTTGCCAGCGTTGTACATGCACGCTGCTCGGTTGTAATGAACGTTGTCCGACCAGACTAGTCATGCTGTCATATTGTTCGGTGGCACTACTACGGTGATAACGGATCTGTCGACGCTCTAAAGCTTGGTACTGGCTATTGTCGTCAATCAGACGTAGTTTTTGCGGCTGAATCGCGGCACTGCTTTGCGCGACGGTTCGTTCAGCTTCATCAATGAGCCAGTTAATCGATTCGCTCCGTAGCAAACGCGTCAGGAAGTCGTAGTCACTTTCCAAAGATTGCATGATAAAGGGACGAATATCGTAGTCTTGACTGAGTCCGCTTAAATCAAGCGTTAAGCTGGATGCAAATAAGGGGCTTTTTTGTTGCCACTCTTTGAAGATGATTTCGACTACATCACGCACGCTCTTGTTCATAAACACGCGGCTGTTACGGCGTTGCTTCCACAATGCGGTTGGATCTTCTAAGGTGAGCTTATATACGGTCAGGCTACCGTCTGATTGTCCTTGTAAGGCTTGAGTAATAATCCCTGTGACGCGAGTGAGTTGTCCCTGATCGGTCACGCTATCAATTGCCGCTTGGCTGCCGATGAACTGTTTCAGGGGAATAGTCGCATTGGTCGACAGGCAAATCAGTTCTGCCTTAAATCCTCCATTCAGTTGATGCTGACCATCAATACGTTGCAGGAAGACTTGAGTATTTAAATTTTGATTGGAAAATTGAATATGAATTGCACGCTTTTGTGCAGTCAAACCTAAATTGTCTAAAGCTTGAAATATATTAACCAACATCTTTTTATATAAAATTAAATCAAATTTTAGCCATGGTATACAAAACAGACTGATTTGTCTATTTTGTATAATTATTGTTAAATCGATTTAATGATGGCGTTTTAAAATAGATTCACTGATAAGACCATAGATATTCTGCAAGTCTGGGCGATTAGAATCTGCTAATAATTGACTATGCATACTCAATATATTTTGGTCACCGCGCATCGCAGGGCCTGTCTGCATATCCTTGGGATGATTGGCTGTAGCTTTATTTGCGGTCTCTAAAATCAGTGGATAAAGTAAACTAAAATCAACCTGCTCAGCGTCGACGATTTGTTTCGCCATGTCATAACAATAATTACTAAAATTGCAAGCAAATACCGCCGCCAAATGCAAAGTCAAACGTTGTGTAGAGCTATATTGATAGACACGTTGGCTTAAACTGTTGGCTAATTCGGTTAATAAGGTTAAGTCCTGTGGCTGGACTGCTTCAACAAATAAAGGGGTATCTGTCCAATTCACATCCCTTTCCATACTAAAGGTTTGCAAAGGATAGAACACACCCGCGCGTGGATGTCTTTGTTCCAGTATCGATAAAGCAGTACTTCCCGAAGTATGTACAATCAGATTTTCAGCGAGATGGGGCGCAATCGAATCAATCACACTGTGAATCGCCTGATCACTGACTGCAATAATCACCAAATCGGTTTGCGCATCCAACTGTTGCACATCGTCAATTGCTTGGGCATTGACTTGGTCTGCAAGGGTCTGAGCATGTTGTAGATTCCGACTAAAGATTTGTACAATCTGATGCTGCAACTGCAATACTTTGGCCAAATGGGTTGCAACACGACCTGCTCCAATCAATGTAATTCGCATAATATTTATCTTAAAACCATCGCTGTGCTAAGCATGCCAATAAAAAAAGGACGAATCAATTCGTCCTTCATGTTGTTGCTTACTTAATTGACATTATTGAGATAGACAATGCGCTCAATGGTACGTTGGGTGAAGCACTTGGTGTACTGCATCTCTTGATCTTGTTGACGCATCGCATCATTCCAATAGCGTGATTGCTTTTGATAGGTTTCCAAATCTTTTTCTGGAATATCAGATACATGCTTCTGAGCAAGCACCTTACAATCAACATCACGTTTTTCAAACCAATCAGACTGGTCTTGCTGCAACTGTGCTTTTTGCTCTGGACTAAACTTGTCCCAGGTTTGATTTAAGCGCTCAACCTGCTGTGCTTTTTCAGCATCCAACTCTTTTTTGCGAATATCCATTGCTTTTTGAGCCAAGCCCATTTGAGCCGATTCTTCTGCATCATATTGCTGCTGAGCTTGTTCATTGCTTTGTTCAATCAGGCGGTTTTCTTTTAAATAAGCCACATACTGTACGGCTTTTGTCGCCATAAAGACCACACCATCAATCACTGCATTTTGATCAGGAATATTAAACACTAAACCATCTTTGTCGGTCTTGGTAATATCATAGAAAAAGCTACCTTTAAGTTGATCATTTTCTAAGGTCAATGAATATTCATTATCGGCAAAATAATCACCTAAAGTACTTGCGCTATAATCACCTTCACACTCTTCACAATTTTTTTGCTGCTCAGCATAGGCATTCTCCGCACGCTTTTGTAAACCTTTCGGGAATTGAACAATTAACTGACTTTCACAGCTCAATTGTGTTTTTGATGCTTGCTCGCCTTCTGCTGCATCTAAGGTACGCACATTTTTAATTTCGAATTTCAGACCTTTATTGATTTTGTCCAGAACATCATAGTCTGCCTGATACTGACTTTCTCTTAGACTACGCTCGATTTGTTTTAAATAATCTTTTTTGAGTGCCGCTTGAATATTATTCAAGTTATCTTGATTAGTACAACTCCACTCAGCGACTGCCGCATCCGTATTTTCAACTTTATCTTTCGGTTTGAACTTATCACACCCTGTTAATAACACTGCTGCGGTTAATGTTGTGAATATAAAAAACTTATTCATATTAATGCTCTATTATCTTGTTTTTCGCGCGTATTCTACTCAATTTAAATCTATACTTTCGAGTCTTTTATTTGATTTTATTTAGGCGTTTGCGTTTAAAATCATATTCACTTAAATAAACAATTAAAATAAAAGGAGTTATTTTCTCAATAACTCCTTTAAAACTTCAACAAACCATCAATTAAGGAGTAATTGAAAACTCAATACGACGATTTTTAAAACGTCCTTCCTCAGTTGTATTATCTGCAACAGGGTTATCTGCGCCATGTCCTACCGCTGTGAGTTGAGAAGCATCCACGCCTTGACTAACTAAATAATCGACCACAGCCTGTGCACGTTTTTGTGACAGTGCTTTATTGCCATTGGCATTACCTGTTGAATCGGTATAGCCCGCAACAGTCAGTTTTGCATCTTTGCTATTTTTCATTAAGCCAGCGGCTTTATCCAAGATCGCTTTGTTTTCATCTGGAATCTGATTGGATCCGGTTGAGAAATTAATAATCTGTAGATTAAGTGCTTTAATTACGGCGTTAATATCAACCTGATTGACATCAATACTTGCCAATGCATCTTGCGCTGCATTTAGACTATTGCTTACAGAATCTGCCGCACTTACGGGTGCTTCCACTACCACCTCGGTATTCGGCACCAATGCTTTGATCTTGCCCTGTAACTCATTGAGTTTAGCTGTATCAGCACCTTTTAATGTGATCTTATCACCCACCCACTCCAAGGAAACATTTGGAACCCCTTTAAGCAATCCCAATACACCCGCAAGTCCTGCTTGATCGGTAAAGTTGCCTGCATGTGTTGCAGCCGTACCAGCAGTATCTACCGTACAGTCCTGAGTAGAAGAAAAAACTTCTTTGACTTTGGCCTGAATGCTGGCAAGGAACCCTTGATCACCAACCATGACCTGACACTGTGCAACATCACCATTGGCATCAGTGGTTAATGCCAAACTCGCTGGGGCAATGACTGTACCGACTTGTGATGCAGGTGAATCCTCATTATTTACAGGTACTTCCATTTGTTTATGTTGACATGCCTTCCATAACCATGCGACTAGAAGTGCCAAAATAATCAGTGCGACTATCGGTAGCCAAGCACGTGATTTACTTCCTGTCGTCGCAGTTGCGCTGGCGAAGCTCGTTGTTGAGGCCGTAGCACTAGAAACCAGTCCTAAAGGCGCAAGCAAACCTACCGCCCAAGCAGGTAACAGCGCACGAATTGAATCGGCATGCTGTTTTAAATAATTGACAATACTTTGGGTATCATTGCCTGCTTCACTGGTTAAAGCAGCCAAGCTGATCGGAATCGAGTGATTTAAGGTTTGTTCTGCTTCAGCTGTGGGAAGCTGACCGCCAGCAAGATTGGATAATAATGCATTTTTAACTTGATCATTATGACCAAATAAATCGAATAATGAAGGTGAAATTGACTCTTTTAGTTTCTGAATCAATTCAGGCTTTGCAGCTAAAATCGAAAGAAAAATCGGGTAAAATTTAGATAACAGCGCACTTTTTTCGTTCGCCAAACCGTCTTGATCACTCACAAGCACAGAAGTCACTTTCTGCTTTAACAGTTCTATTGGGTTTATTGACATTGTTATTCACTCCAACACATTAAATTTATAATATTCAGATCGCTTAAGAAAAATGCGAAGCACAAGCAAACTGATGCTTTTTCATTCTAAACATTTGTGTGTTTTTTATTCGTTTTTATATCATTTAAATACAATACTTACATCACACTTTACAAAGCATATTTCTGCCATTCCTGTACTTGGCACGGACCCACTTACGGAATGATCAAGCACAATCTTATCAAAGCGGTAGATTTTACTTACTTAGATGATAAAGAAAGAGCAAAGAAAAGCTGGCAAAAATCAAAGTTAAAAAAGGAAATAATTTATAGGATTTCTTTTCAATTGACT
This genomic stretch from Acinetobacter sp. C32I harbors:
- a CDS encoding OmpA family protein, whose product is MSINPIELLKQKVTSVLVSDQDGLANEKSALLSKFYPIFLSILAAKPELIQKLKESISPSLFDLFGHNDQVKNALLSNLAGGQLPTAEAEQTLNHSIPISLAALTSEAGNDTQSIVNYLKQHADSIRALLPAWAVGLLAPLGLVSSATASTTSFASATATTGSKSRAWLPIVALIILALLVAWLWKACQHKQMEVPVNNEDSPASQVGTVIAPASLALTTDANGDVAQCQVMVGDQGFLASIQAKVKEVFSSTQDCTVDTAGTAATHAGNFTDQAGLAGVLGLLKGVPNVSLEWVGDKITLKGADTAKLNELQGKIKALVPNTEVVVEAPVSAADSVSNSLNAAQDALASIDVNQVDINAVIKALNLQIINFSTGSNQIPDENKAILDKAAGLMKNSKDAKLTVAGYTDSTGNANGNKALSQKRAQAVVDYLVSQGVDASQLTAVGHGADNPVADNTTEEGRFKNRRIEFSITP
- a CDS encoding type VI secretion system Vgr family protein, which codes for MLVNIFQALDNLGLTAQKRAIHIQFSNQNLNTQVFLQRIDGQHQLNGGFKAELICLSTNATIPLKQFIGSQAAIDSVTDQGQLTRVTGIITQALQGQSDGSLTVYKLTLEDPTALWKQRRNSRVFMNKSVRDVVEIIFKEWQQKSPLFASSLTLDLSGLSQDYDIRPFIMQSLESDYDFLTRLLRSESINWLIDEAERTVAQSSAAIQPQKLRLIDDNSQYQALERRQIRYHRSSATEQYDSMTSLVGQRSLQPSSVHVQRWQADALEQEDGAGSVQSTHKHSAQYDNASLGLEQAWHFSPAWMQDLNGEDGATASGNAQIEKLNRNLGQYYDLQSKQFTAHSTVRDTHVGYWFELAEHPEIDQHAGSDKEFLITGKNFYNQNNLPKDLHQQINQLLVQSNWQIKESDERQANQLTLQRRSIKTVPEFNPLQHRPTASPQRAKVVGPSGEEIYVDEWGRIKVRFLFTRNDDHSHDGGAGANDNDTDSAWVDVLTPWAGEGYGARFLPRIDEIVVIDFFDGNIDRPFVVGRIHEGHRSPTKFDNAGKLPDTKKLAGIKSKEYQGEGFNQLRFDDTTGQISAQLQSSHAASQLNLGKLSHPKDKAESEDRGEGFELRTDQWGAVRAGDGLLLSTHKQDQAQGQHLDAQVAKQQLEGNQNNAKALSEVAKNQQTDEIESLDQLKAFADEIESDIAKFNKAMLLLSSPEGIALSTNEDIHLSADGQINQFAGDSINLSTQKNMISHAQDRISLFAAQNGIKQVAAKGKYEVQAQSDGIDLLAKQGIQIISTEDRIEITSPKEIVITSGGSQIKLDGSGIFPITGGKFEVKAGQHLFMGGQTAQMKTVELKSLDCDIQAQNAAENGSPLIKVS
- a CDS encoding DUF4123 domain-containing protein, which encodes MDDIPKNFVTKIDAPESIIFEANYIIFDASLWGSAHSILKDLNVEHHFIGLNVFRRPELTPTLIDLKNLSNEKKEQLWNLVGKKTHTNAFSGFDQMSMFQTYLYSDKQIEEIKDFLAELMVYKRKSEKFVFRFYDPRVAIHLSQLSALLNMSIYKKLQDDISKWVVSINHQYFEVNKQKVEAPVINFDEIDLINSKIRSELTTDYDDLGNEISKDFNQNMNELINFIYKEKLSEKENGE
- a CDS encoding Rossmann-like and DUF2520 domain-containing protein; this encodes MRITLIGAGRVATHLAKVLQLQHQIVQIFSRNLQHAQTLADQVNAQAIDDVQQLDAQTDLVIIAVSDQAIHSVIDSIAPHLAENLIVHTSGSTALSILEQRHPRAGVFYPLQTFSMERDVNWTDTPLFVEAVQPQDLTLLTELANSLSQRVYQYSSTQRLTLHLAAVFACNFSNYCYDMAKQIVDAEQVDFSLLYPLILETANKATANHPKDMQTGPAMRGDQNILSMHSQLLADSNRPDLQNIYGLISESILKRHH